The sequence below is a genomic window from Rattus rattus isolate New Zealand chromosome 3, Rrattus_CSIRO_v1, whole genome shotgun sequence.
tttcaatttttcttctttttgtgtaatccattttcttcatgggttttgcatttcttttcttagaGAAACTCTGTTGCATTGttgaataaggaaaaaaaatgttattactATGCTACATACTCCCAAATCAAAGATGGCACACAAATAATAGCAATTAAATTCAACTCCACAAATTTCAGTGGGGACAATTATAGTAAAAACTCAATTCTACTAAGTGGTAGGCAAAATGAAAAGTCACAATCATAGTCTTGGAGAACAAGctggtttatttacattttctggcTTAAATTGGGTATTAGAAGCCATGACTGAaatgaaaccataactaagaaGCACCaagtttttcatttcatttgcaaAGTAGGCACATGGAGAAACTTTTTCTTAGAAAAGTTTATCTGAAAAAGTTGAAGACCAGAATACTAGATTATACTGTTCATAAGCATAACTGTAGTGATGCATGTTACTTACTATATATGCTGCTTAAAATGTAGTGTTAATACTCCAATGAATatcaatatgtttatattttcccCTACACTTATCTCctttaaataattctttgaaaTAGGATAACTATTTGTAAGGCTTCTGACTATTTTCTTACATTACAAACAGAAAAAAGGTAACTAAAAATACTTAACTTGAATTaactaagaatatatttttatctgtGTATAAGATTTGTCATTGTTGCATGAGATAGCCACAAATTtggcaaaaaaaatcatcactcaATCTAAAGTACattgaaaaccaaataaaagataattatagCTATATGTTTGTCACACCTACAAAAATGTCATACACTTTAAAAACTAttacctgttttttttcttccttcatcacAACGTTTGCATCTTTGTAAGAACTACTTTTCACCAAATTGTTAAAGGAATCAAAACTTTTTGTAGAGCTCAGATGGTCAGGAATTCGAGTAAGACACACTCTCAAATCTTTAGTGAGAccaaatatctttttaaattcagCATCATTCTTCAGATATGATGCCTTGGTATGGTTTCCTTGAGAATATTTCTTGTTACTTCTTTcttgaatatctttttttaatattgatgCCATCTCATACTGGGtctggaaatgagaaaaaaaatatgatattGCTAATTTCTTGGATTACTATGTAGGATTAGCAAATAAGCAATTTTCTAATCTTTCACAAGAGACcaattcatgttttaaaagatttacacTACAATTATATTCACCATGCATTCAAACAACTGAATTTAAATACAAACTTAAAAAATCTTATTGTATAGAATAGTAACAAGGGTCTGTTCTCAAGTAAATCAGGTGATGCTAGGTATAGCAACTTTAAAATAATCTAGGCTGGGCATGGTACCCTGTAAAGCAGGCACTCAGTAGGCAGATGCAGGATGAtggtaaattcaaggccagcccagctACATATTGAGAcactaaaaaacaaagcaaagcaaattaCAGCAAAATCTGTACAAAAAGACTGTAGTTTTCTGGAAAAGTCTAATGTCTTTAACCCATCTTGATTGTATTACAATTTACCTCCTTGTATTTAAAATTCAATGATTTCTGTACTGAAGGGGAGAGCCACTAACATTAAGTCATTATCTAAGTAAGCAAGAACAGTGGCTACACATGTATTTTAAGAAGAGAATGGTAGCTGATAGACATGTTATTCAATTAGAGTCAACAgaaagaaaggctgaaagaaatacacttgtctttaaaaaccaaaactccTGCTATGTCCTCCCTAAGTTTAAGGCACAAACACTCAAAGATATGGATAAAATCTTATTTGACTGAAAGGTTCTAATGGCTTCTATTTCACCCTTTCCATGGCCCTTAAAAAACTGACTTTTTTTCTCATGACAACCACAAAAGATAAAATACCTTAAACCtttttatatacaaaaaactcTATCTTTTCATATACAAATACGTGTATATAcagtatacacatatactcatatttACATAGTTTTACTCATCTTTGAAGACCTATCACTCTCCAACTCTTCTGAACTTTGTTCTGTGATTGACTTTGTCTTATGGATTTGGCGAGCtaaataatgaaagagaaagatatTGCTTAGGCTCTACCACTGTACTTCTCAAACATTTATTCAGATGAAAATTTTAAGTAAGCATGTGTGATGGGGTATGTGTGTAGGAGACAGGTATTAGATAATTTTGAGAATTAAGAAATCGTTTCTACACAGATATAAAGAATACCCTGACATGGAAAAATTACCTGTGGTTCTTGGTCTCTGAAAACACACTGTTGAGAAGTAACAGTTGCTGCATCAACAGAGGAACGTATGTTCTggatgagattttcttttctgggggTATTCTGTCCTGTCCTAAATCCATCTGAAAAAACTGGgtttataaatacaattttactCTGTTTAAGGCAGTGAGTGGACTGGTTCGTAGTATGTGGACTTGTGACAGAAAAAGATGGTTTCTCCactttttcattcttctctggTTTTATATGGGCCATGGGAGCAGGCTGGGAATTGGAAAGTGATTTTGTCTTCAACtgaaaagatttacttttaaccAAAACACTACTTAAAACCTCTCTGGATATTTCTGTGACCAGACTTGAACTTACTACCTGTGATGAATCTTTTAGTGGAATATCAGAAGAAACAGAATTCTGCTGGTCAATTTTTGATGGCAGACCATATGTCCCCTTTTTATTCAACAAGACTTTCCCATTAAATGTTATCAAACCATCATCTTTAATAGGCACACTTATGGACTGTGTCCTGCTAGAACTGTTGGTACTCAACAAAGGTGTACCTACTGTATTATCTCCCAGAGTTTTCCTATCTACAAAAGTATTGAAAACTTTTGAAGGCACATTATTTGAAGACTTaacaggaacaagacaaggaatTCCAGGCTGTAGATACTCTTGAAAAATCAAGTTCACTGGAGCAGCTTGAGGATGCTGACCACTGTTTAACTGTGTTTTTGTAGCAACATTTGGTGGAATTTGCGAGGTATTGAATGTCACTGGTTTGTGGTAAATATTCTGAGTTTTCTTGTCAACAATAATTTTTACTGAGTTTACAGGAGATACATAAAAAACTGCTGGTATCTGCGAGGCCTCAACTGTTCCTGAGGTACTTGTGGTTACAGTTCCAAGTATCTTTTGCTGAACCAAAGGAGGCAAGGGTGATGCAAGCACAGGTTTCACTTCAGCATGGGCTGGAATCGTTAAAGGAGACCCAGAAGGCAAAGTTGAAGAATTCACATTTGCTGGGAGACTTGGGGTATTGACTATAAAATAAGATGAATCATTTTGTGTTGAGGGAGGAATAGTAAATGTTTGCCTGGTGAGTCTATGAATTTTCACACCATGATTCTGAGTGTTAGAAATTGGTGGTGTAAAATTTCCAGTCCCCATAGAAGTAACTCTATCTTTTCCTGATGTATCTATTGTTCctgtaagaaaatattttgtagtATTGGCTGGCTGCAAAACAGGCAATTGAACTGATGCACTTGTGGAAGAGCTGGAAATCTGAGTTTGAAAAGTAACTTGAACTGGTTTTTCTGTATTCCCTTTCAAACCATGAGACATGACTGGAGACTGAACTACTGGGATAAGATTTCCAGAAGATTTAGGAATTGGAAGTAATTGCAGAAGTTTTTTTCCATCGGTGCCAATCGTAGGAACTACTTGATACATGCACCCTGAAATacttaaaagaacattttaagtaaataaacacaACATACTACAAgttctatacattttattttaaaacaagtattttcaattattttagaaTGTAAAATTTAATAACAGTATGTAATGCTGAGTTTGCAATGTAAGACATCATGGAATAGACtttgaaaagaagataaaattatatCAACTTTAATTCAGATCTTACAAGCAGGTCatgaaattttaacatttatgCCAAAGTGAAAAGgtttctaaatttttattcaaaCGTAATGCTATTAGAAGAGACTCTTCACACTATAATCATTCTtctcctttaattctttcctATTCTCTTCCTTTTAATGAGCAGGACTTTGATTCCAACTTCAATTATAATAGAAGTATCTATTACTTTCCCTACCTCcaatttgttttactttctttccttgaCAAATTCTACTGCCAACTTTTTTCTCCTGTTTGAGATCTCTCATGTGTTGATACTTCAATTTCCAATGTTTTTATACTGTAGACTTAATGGGCATGTCATGTATCAAACAtgtcctttttattatttccctGTACATTAGGTTTCATGTTCCACATTGAGTGTAGCAACTGTTTCTAAAAACTAACTATCACACAATTCATACTTAATACCAAGGAAATTTTAGTCAAGAGGTTTTTCCATAAAGGTGGAGCAtactggagagaaagaaaagtttaaaactaGTCCACTGCAATGTCCATTATAATGAACTGTGTTTTAAATACAAATtgtcaattttataaaaaaaaccaagatatatAAATCTCTGTATaatacatttttctatattacTTTGTATAGACTTACCAAATTATTTATACTTAAAACACATTTCAGGTCTTAAAAAGTATAGTGCTCTCAAGGAATGCAGGACAGTCACAGCACTCTACCTGGGTGTTTCTCTCCTATACAACTCTACTTGGAACTTCTATCTCAACATAAGTAATACTTCCTAAGAGATACATTCTCTATCTATTTTTATCCTTTATAATAAAATGCCATTTAACTTCCTTCATGccaaatattattatatatctaTGTTTATGTGTCTACTGACTGTCTTTCATGCTATAGCCTAAAAACATTAACTATGGAGTACATATTCCATTGACTCAATATAATCTTAGATAACTaagaacaaatgaagaaacacttaaaaagacaaacatttttcaaaagtgTAGAGTTCTGTTTTAAAACCTACAGGTGTGATTTTATTCTtcaagcaatgaaaataattatttttgatgCAATGGAAGCCAAACAAAGAAAAGGTTTGAACAAAATTATATTACAAGTTTCTTGGAGTCAAATAGAATTAAGACTAAACATCTACAGTGGAAATGATGACATGAGTTTTAGTAAGACTAATTTAGTAGAGAAAATTATTGACGGGTGGACATAAAGGCAATAAGCATGTATAACTAACAACTTTGTCAAGAGGAGGGAATTTTACAAGTAGCtagaagagaaatggagaggggattttttcttttttcttagactGAAATAAACAAGAGCATACATAAATCagtaccttaattttttttcttccttcctctttctatttatttttgctttttctattgtgattttgaagaaaataagattttttttttttgtaaaggttGGAGTCACACAGGACTATAAAAAGATTATGAGGCAGACATAAATCCAATGAGAGGAACATGTAGTCTATCATTCTTTCACCCATTCTTTAAATGGGGTGAGTTATACTACACCTGCCTTCTGTTCTTatgaagttctttcttttatgCTTTCTATTGAGTCCAATGTGTTTCTCTTGACTTTCTTAACATCTCTGTATTAACTTTTCTGCATTTTACATATTCATCTTTGTTTATTCTTCTAAATATACTTCTTGCCCAGTTCATTTTAACCCTGTCCTACTCCTTCAAGATTTTCCCCTTAGAGACTGACTTCATGGCTTCAACTAGTTTTCAATTATT
It includes:
- the Lrif1 gene encoding ligand-dependent nuclear receptor-interacting factor 1 isoform X1, encoding MSNRLQTVFLKTAEEKSGSHCISGCMYQVVPTIGTDGKKLLQLLPIPKSSGNLIPVVQSPVMSHGLKGNTEKPVQVTFQTQISSSSTSASVQLPVLQPANTTKYFLTGTIDTSGKDRVTSMGTGNFTPPISNTQNHGVKIHRLTRQTFTIPPSTQNDSSYFIVNTPSLPANVNSSTLPSGSPLTIPAHAEVKPVLASPLPPLVQQKILGTVTTSTSGTVEASQIPAVFYVSPVNSVKIIVDKKTQNIYHKPVTFNTSQIPPNVATKTQLNSGQHPQAAPVNLIFQEYLQPGIPCLVPVKSSNNVPSKVFNTFVDRKTLGDNTVGTPLLSTNSSSRTQSISVPIKDDGLITFNGKVLLNKKGTYGLPSKIDQQNSVSSDIPLKDSSQVVSSSLVTEISREVLSSVLVKSKSFQLKTKSLSNSQPAPMAHIKPEKNEKVEKPSFSVTSPHTTNQSTHCLKQSKIVFINPVFSDGFRTGQNTPRKENLIQNIRSSVDAATVTSQQCVFRDQEPQTQYEMASILKKDIQERSNKKYSQGNHTKASYLKNDAEFKKIFGLTKDLRVCLTRIPDHLSSTKSFDSFNNLVKSSSYKDANVVMKEEKKQSFSKKRNAKPMKKMDYTKRRKIENASDMVINVMNGTDVANSQLLSSILPISDISQHNIITSHSTTREDKRTETEHYCHEKQEKSTLSSSTSFEQSNYFNKNYTEDIFPVTPPELEETIRDEKIRRLKQILREKEAALEELRKKMHQKQ